In Drosophila miranda strain MSH22 chromosome XR, D.miranda_PacBio2.1, whole genome shotgun sequence, the genomic window AATCCTCACATTGGCTACGACAAGTCGGCCCTGATAGCCAAGACAGCGCACATTAATGGGACCACTCTGAAGCAGGAGGCCCTCAATGCGGGCATCTCTGAAAAGGACTTCGACGAGTGGGTGCGCCCAGAAAAGATGCTGGGTCCCAGCTAGGCATTGTGATCCCTTGCCCAATATTCTTCTTGTTTCCCATTTGTTAATAAAGTTCATTTCAGATCTATCAGAGCATGCGGTGCCTATTTATATTTTGCATTCCTTTGGAACACCGAGAACGAAGTATCTACTGAGCATTCCCATTACTCAAAAAGCTTAGTCACTTTAGTCTTAATGGGATTTGAGAGTTCAGAGTAATTCAGTTTTTGCTGATTAATTTGGTTGATTACATAATCTATCAGCGACAACTGCGGTGGTTTATTAAATCCCCAATCAAATAACAACACGATTAGGCCCTGTAATCTCGCTAAACACTAAGTCTTCGCTTGTATATGTATGTTAATTCTTATTTAGTTAAGACTACCCAGACTTGAATGACGTATCGTATTTCCAAATGGGCAGGCTAAGATAAACTGTCATATGATAGGACACTATATGAAGTTTGTTTCCATGTTAACTAGTCTCTCAGTCTCTAGTCTCAGAAATATTGATGGTTGATGGGTTTGTGTTTGGGTGTGAGCCTAACAAAAAGTCTCTAACAACCAATATCACTAAGTTAGTCATGACCTTTCTGGCATTTTTCAGCCTTTGCATTGCTTTCCAAATTCTCAGTTTCTCACCAGAGTCGTATCCAAATTTTGGTTTCCCCGCATTTTTGGTTTAGTAAAAATTTGGAGTTTTGGTAAATCTACGTAGCTGGCAGGATGGTGCGCGTGATCGAGGATATGTTCGGCATCGCTGTCAATCCCATGACTCAAAAGACGGATCAGGTGCGTCGCTTCACGCTGAGCACAGACCGGGGTATGTGCGTGTCCATTATCACCCTGGGGGCCATCATCCAGAGGATCAATGTGCCGGACGTTGACGGAAAGCTTGAGGATGTTTGCCTGGGCTACGATGACGTTGCTGGCTACTACCGCAACCAGCCGGCATACTTTGGGGCCACCATTGGAAGGGTGGCGAATCGAGTCGCCCGGGGCCGCTTCAAGCTGTGCGGCAAGGAAGTGAGTGTGAGCCGCAACTTCAGGGACAAGTATCAGCTCCACGGCGGCTTTGTGGGCTTCGACAGCGTTATCTGGGATGTGGTGGGAATACACAAAGATGGCGTTACCTTCCAGCACGTCTCGCCGGACGGCCACGAAGGGTACCCCGGAGAGGTTACCGTCAACATCAACTTTTCGCTGAACGACACGGGCTGCTTTGGCATGAGGATCGAGGCGAGGGCCAAGGCTACCACATGCGTTAATATCACCAACCATGCGTACTTCAACCTAGCCGGCCATGGGAGCGGCAGGGATACCCTCTTGCAGCACATGCTGATGATCAAGGCCCAGAAGATTGTGGACACGGACCTCGAGCAGATTCCCACTGGGAAGCTGATGCGCATCCGCAACACTCCGTACGACTTCTCCAGCCTTGTCAACCTCGGCAAGCGCATTGGACAGCTGGCCAACTGTCCGATCCACGGCTTTGATAATAACTATTGCGTCGACGTGCCGCCCAATCGTGTCCAGCTGGTGGCCCGCGTTGTCCATCCCTGCAGCGGTCGCTTTATGGAAGTGCACACCAACCAGCCAGGGGTACAGTTCTATACCGCCAACAACCTTCCTGACGAGGAACGCGGCGGGGTTCCGAACATTGGCAAGGCCGGGGCCCACTATGTGCGGCATGGCTCCTTCTGCCTGGAGACCCAAAAGTATCCCGATGCCATGAATCACGATGACTTCCCATCGATCGTCCTTAATCCTGGACAGTTGTATGACCATCAGGTGGTCTACAGATTCGGTGCCTGCCCCAAACGAATTTAGTTATGACGCTACGTTTTTTCTTGATAACAAAACAAAATCTTAAATTTGCACTCAATAATAAAGGATAAAATCATAAAACTTATTTAATTTAAGTTTTCTCATATATTTTTTGTGTAAAACTGATATTGAATAGATGCatagatatgtacatatatgcatatcTTTTCTGAACAGCACCAAAGACTCTGCTCACATACAGCTAAAAATGTTTGTAGATTAATAAATAAACTAGGTATTATCCAACTCTAAATTTAACCCTTAAATTGTTTGAAGAACAATCTATTTCATCCACATAATCGTTTGACGTTCGGGTATTCAAAATAACCGCCCACTTGACCATAGAATATCGGTAGAAGAAATATTGGGGTATTGCATGGTATTTTGAAGAATATTTCTGCCAGCCTGCAGGAAAATGTTTTTGAACCATAGCtattttaaaatataaaaCGCTATAAAACGCCGATAAGTTCCGCTTATCGCACAAAAATACCGATATTTTTTTGTGCATCGATAATTATAATCAAAAGTCGGTATATCTAATCTAACGGCGTGACACAACAGAAAAATATAGTTGAATAGAATACTAGTTCCGTGGATGATTTATTATAATATATCCCATATAAATATCTATACTATTATATTATatcaataaaaaatatatatcgaTATAATTTGTCAATATATATTTAACATCCCTAATATACACCTAGTAGGTTCAGAAAAGATAGATTCAGATATTTTTTCTTAACATAAAGGGCAGAAATAGGTGTTTGCCACGTCAATAAGCGATCGATTCCATCCGCCAAGCTGTTTAATTTACCGCAAGTCTACAACAGGACGACGGAAGACAGTCgtcacagcagcagcagtagtaGCAGAATGACCGTACGTATCCATCAGATATTTTCGCAGTGTGTATTGCAATTttcaccaccaccacccccccGTACTTATTCTATCAGGTGCACGAATTCAAGGTGGAAATGACCTGCGGCGGGTGTGCCAGTGCAGTGGAGCGCGTTCTGGGCAAATTGGGCGGTAGGTATAAAAAAGGCAGAAATGAAATGGCCTAATTTTGGGTATTAGGCTAATTAATGGCATGTCCCCTTATCAGACAGTGACAGTAAATTCTGCTGTGGGTTCTATTGTGGCAACTAACTAAAGTCTTGTTCGCAATTCTTATAGATAAGGTCGAAAAAGTCAACATTAACTTGGAGGAGAGAACGGTTACTGTCACGTCGAATCTATCGTCCGATGAACTGTTGGAACAGCTGCGCAAGACCGGCAAAAGCAGTTCGTACATCGGTGTGAAGAAATGAGACGAGTTTTTCAGCAAGTTTCAGAAATACGGCAAACTGAAACTTGAAGTCTAAACGGGACGAGACGAGGGTAAATCTCGAGTCAATCCACACATTGCCGATGTCACATgtcacacatacatacacatcgAACCATTCGAGCTGAAGGCGCTGCTTGATCCATTCGTTCAGTGATACCCAAGATTTACCCAATATCCGatatacacatacacaacTACGAGTATACTCGTACAACACGAAGACAAAGTTTAAACttaatcaaaaataaataGGAATTATCTACAAATTTACATTAGTATTCGATCTTGCCCAAGTTATAAGTAGCTCGTAGTTAGCCGACCAAAGGGTTGAATTATTCATTACCTATTACTCgaagaagaattttaaattcaatttaacAAATCAATCAAATCTAAATCGAAACAAATTGCCAAGATTTTGCCTCTATGCAGTATAATAATTATGAGTGCATATATTTCCAATGTAGTAGCCAATAAATGATACACGCGTATGCCAATTGCCCTCTTATGATTACACATATGTAGTTCGATAACGAATTTTAATATCAAACATTTTTTCAATAACAAATACAtacaaatatatttaaatcTTAACTAAGCTACCAAGTCTCACATATTCAATTGAGTTTCTTATAATGATTAAGGTACTTACTTACtgacatactcgtacatactTTTAGAATGTAATGAAGGGAGTGTATGGAATTCCTAGACGTTAATATTCCCGTTTCATGCCATCCCAAAAACGTTAAACACGTTCTGAAATGTGTGGCACGGAAATCGGTCTTATTGCCGAGCCTAATCTCTTCCCGATCAGATGCAGGCATTTAGTCATGGGGCCTTGGTTATGGGGCTGAGGCTGGAGCAGCGGCTGGGGATTGCTGTCTCACCGAATCAACGACAAATAGTCATGTCTCATAGGGTCATGTCTTATAACAATCGAGGAGGGAGCATGCACACGTCATAAATCTCTGGCAACGGCAAACCACACTTATCAAAATGAATATTTTTCATTTtccttttttctgtttttttatattctgttgtattctgtttttttttttttctgtggaCCATGTTCG contains:
- the LOC108153753 gene encoding aldose 1-epimerase, with translation MVRVIEDMFGIAVNPMTQKTDQVRRFTLSTDRGMCVSIITLGAIIQRINVPDVDGKLEDVCLGYDDVAGYYRNQPAYFGATIGRVANRVARGRFKLCGKEVSVSRNFRDKYQLHGGFVGFDSVIWDVVGIHKDGVTFQHVSPDGHEGYPGEVTVNINFSLNDTGCFGMRIEARAKATTCVNITNHAYFNLAGHGSGRDTLLQHMLMIKAQKIVDTDLEQIPTGKLMRIRNTPYDFSSLVNLGKRIGQLANCPIHGFDNNYCVDVPPNRVQLVARVVHPCSGRFMEVHTNQPGVQFYTANNLPDEERGGVPNIGKAGAHYVRHGSFCLETQKYPDAMNHDDFPSIVLNPGQLYDHQVVYRFGACPKRI
- the LOC108153566 gene encoding copper transport protein ATOX1, giving the protein MTVHEFKVEMTCGGCASAVERVLGKLGDKVEKVNINLEERTVTVTSNLSSDELLEQLRKTGKSSSYIGVKK